Proteins from one Drosophila gunungcola strain Sukarami chromosome 2R unlocalized genomic scaffold, Dgunungcola_SK_2 000012F, whole genome shotgun sequence genomic window:
- the LOC128255964 gene encoding uncharacterized protein LOC128255964 isoform X2, translating into MTFTRLKTLSLLVCALLALSFPGYVNGANNNKKGPQPVAPVEPEAVIEEVNAKQLEKLLADKDYVAVFWYARSCVTCDKVLAELEKIDDDTDSFGVDFVKINDKRLAKQYGIKNFPALTYFREKEPIIYDGDLMDEEGVLDFLTSLEAMDLPDRIEEVNSKILQKIIEDTDFVAVLFYKQQCRKCAKALQELENIDDEADQLGIGFVKIHDEALADEYNLGNLPALVYYRHQTPIIYEGELQREEDVLEWLVQNKSTGDEDDVIEDVTSKTLSTLISNIDNLVVLFYDHGNDDSMTVLEELEQIDDDCDKHGIQFVKIDDAKAAGDYGIDSIPAIVYFEKEIPNVYDGDLMDEEQILKWLLGQLERDEIEDVTDEMLDTMIKEGRVIAVLFYDNNDKKSQKVLEELENIDDECDALGITFVKIDNPEEAVEYGINKVPKLIYFEKGIPTIYEGNLEDEEKLLKWLTDQTSSDQIEDITDEMLDLIIEKMPHVAVLFYDKDQKKSQKILAELENIDDECDQQDIAFVKIDDDKEAKEWGIDEIPSIVLFERGIPHIYEGDLMKEDELLGWLVHQKRYSEIPEVTDEMKDKLVENTEHLAVIFYDKDDKQDMRILNELENIDDELEKEGIVIVRIDNAAEAKEYGLDHLPALIYFENKIPALYEGDLMNEDEVLEWLLVQKKTATIEEVTDEILVNLINEHEYVVVFFTGPCEPGETCDHTLNALESIDDELDEAGIIFVTTEDTGVAKKYNVKTYPRLVFFRNRDPLHFTGDLDDEDEVLAWITDDETLEIPGKIEEVNVKMLDKILAENDHVVVFFYAEGDKKAQKILNELENIDDECEEKDIDFVKTSDDDIDKEYDLPGLPALAFYRHKFRTIYTGDLMKEEEILEWVIDLHESTADVIESVDRKTLQVLINDVEHLAVFFYDDECESCSEILEELENIDDDTDKHGIQFVKSNDVKLAHEIGIFAFPALVYYETGVPIMYDGNIASNQDVFNWILEQKADQSIQLINRDQLIEYIGTKDFLAVVFYKEDDPDSPRVLRHIELIDDEAAEYGIYIVKMHDKLMAKKYGFRNPPGLTYFRKGKYINYDGDIDDEEEVLDWLTSPANMEMTDHIEQVNRKMFEKIRKNSDYVAVIFYSDECKQCPRVLAEVEHIDDEADKAGIDFVKIDDKQMAKEYGVFALPAIVFFKPTSKEPVIYAGDLYEEEQILTWLITQKDPSGDVIEDLEGERLVHLIEESGSIAVYFWNKTKCDICNSKAARKARLKKERDQHQQEGGAASAAAAFGSEADPSEAAAGGAEDSPAAGPEGESPPASAAAPPDAATGKQEDDADGCEQCTKVLEELENIDDDCDKHGITFVKTRDFSVADGYGVHEYPALVYFEGGIPNVFEGELSEEEEVLQWLITQKTEDRIELITRQMLETMVEETQYLAVYFLPPERKGKQPAFCRSFCSPSSLKESNLTTTKSTKHSSSQFVQNYISRKRKRIEKQDKINCNICDQILEGLELIDDECDVFGIHMVKIQDPQLAKRYSIKTFPALVYFRNGNPLLFEGDLQNEQSVLEWLIDDDNRELADEIEEVNERMLDRLMAESTLLVVFFYDDDCAECEEILEELEEIDGEADMFGIDFVKIASIQAAKTYEIVNIPSLVYFRKQVPVLYDGDLHQHDKVITWLTSQDVFEIKNEIEEVNRKMLDKLLEENEFLAVFFYEHNQPDSTAALEKLENIDSETDNLDITFVKMADSRYAKKWGVTKLPAMVYFRRRFPSIYRGDLLSEDEVLEWLRKNRFRQPELNIFMYALIALSVAFMVYTAFLLQCFKPAPPPPVQHPKQS; encoded by the exons ACAAACAGCAATGCCGCAAGTGCGCCAAGGCCTTGCAGGAGCTGGAGAATATCGACGACGAAGCTGATCAGCTTGGCATCGGGTTTGTGAAAATACACGACGAGGCCTTGGCTGACGAATACAATCTCGGCAATCTGCCAGCCCTGGTCTACTACCGCCACCAGACTCCGATCATATACGAAG GTGAACTTCAACGGGAGGAGGACGTCTTGGAATGGTTGGTGCAGAATAAGTCGACGGGCGATGAAGATGATGTCATTGAGGACGTCACTTCGAAGACTCTGTCGACGCTAATCAGCAATATCGACAACCTAGTTGTGCTATTTT ATGATCATGGAAATGACGATTCGATGACCGTGTTGGAGGAGCTAGAGCAAATCGACGACGACTGCGACAAGCATGGCATTCAGTTTGTGAAAATAGACGATGCCAAGGCGGCAGGCGATTACGGAATCGATTCG ATTCCGGCCATTGTTTACTTTGAAAAAGAAATTCCAAATGTGTACGACGGCGATCTCATGGACGAGGAGCAGATTCTGAAATGGTTGTTGGGTCAGTTGGAACGGGATGAGATCGAGGATGTCACCGACGAAATGCTCGACACAATGATCAAGGAAGGACGCGTCATTGCAGTGCTGTTCT ACGACAACAACGACAAGAAGTCCCAGAAAGTGCTCGAAGAGCTCGAGAACATTGACGACGAGTGCGACGCCTTGGGCATTACTTTCGTGAAGATCGACAATCCCGAGGAGGCCGTTGAATATGGCATTAATAAAGTTCCTAAGCTGATATACTTTGAAAAAGGCATTCCAACTATTTACGAAGGCAATCTGGAGGACGAAGAGAAGCTTCTGAAATGGCTTACAGACCAAACGAGCTCCGATCAAATCGAGGACATCACTGACGAAATGTTGGATTTGATCATTGAGAAAATGCCCCACGTTGCTGTTCTCTTCT ACGACAAAGACCAAAAGAAATCACAGAAAATCCTCGCAGAATTGGAAAACATTGACGATGAGTGCGATCAGCAAGATATTGCCTTTGTCAAGATCGATGATGACAAGGAGGCCAAAGAATGGGGTATCGATGAGATACCGTCGATTGTACTCTTTGAACGTGGCATTCCACACATCTACGAGGGTGATCTGATGAAAGAGGATGAGCTGCTTGGCTGGTTGGTGCACCAGAAGCGCTATTCCGAAATTCCCGAAGTCACCGACGAGATGAAGGACAAATTGGTCGAGAACACCGAGCACTTGGCGGTAATCTTTT ATGACAAGGACGATAAGCAGGATATGCGTATCCTGAACGAACTTGAGAACATTGACGATGAGTTGGAGAAGGAGGGAATTGTCATCGTGCGCATCGATAATGCCGCCGAAGCCAAGGAGTATGGTCTCGATCATTTGCCCGCCCTCATCTACTTCGAGAACAAGATCCCGGCCCTCTACGAGGGCGATCTGATGAACGAGGATGAGGTACTCGAGTGGCTTTTGGTCCAGAAGAAGACGGCCACTATTGAGGAGGTGACTGATGAGATCCTGGTTAACCTGATCAACGAGCACGAGTATGTCGTTGTTTTCTTCACTGGACCATGCGAACCTGGCGAGACCTGCGACCACACTCTGAATGCCCTGGAAAGCATCGACGATGAGTTGGACGAGGCAGGCATCATTTTTGTTACCACCGAGGATACCGGAGTCGCTAAGAAATACAATGTCAAGACCTACCCACGCCTGGTCTTCTTCAGAAACCGTGATCCATTGCACTTCACCGGAGATCTGGACGACGAAGACGAAGTGTTGGCCTGGATCACTGACGACGAGACCCTCGAAATTCCCGGAAAAATCGAGGAGGTCAATGTGAAGATGTTGGATAAGATCTTGGCTGAAAACGATCACGTTGTTGTGTTCTTct ATGCTGAGGGTGATAAGAAGGCCCAGAAAATCCTTAACGAGCtggaaaacatcgatgacgaATGCGAGGAAAAAGACATTGACTTTGTAAAGACATCCGACGATGATATTGATAAGGAATACGATTTGCCCGGTCTGCCGGCACTTGCATTTTATAGACATAAGTTTAGAACAATTTACACCG gtgACCTGATGAAGGAAGAGGAAATTCTTGAGTGGGTTATTGATTTGCACGAGTCTACAGCTGATGTCATTGAATCTGTCGATCGCAAGACCCTGCAAGTTTTAATCAACGATGTTGAGCACTTGGCTGTGTTCTTCT ACGACGATGAATGCGAATCGTGTTCTGAGATCTTAGAAGAGTTGGAGAACATTGACGATGACACCGATAAGCACGGAATACAATTTGTCAAGTCGAATGATGTAAAGCTGGCTCATGAAATCGGCATTTTCGCATTCCCAGCTTTGGTCTACTACGAGACTGGCGTCCCGATTATGTATGATG GCAACATTGCAAGCAATCAGGATGTCTTCAACTGGATACTCGAACAGAAGGCCGACCAAAGCATTCAGCTAATTAATCGTGATCAACTCATCGAGTATATAGGCACCAAAGACTTTTTAGCGGTTGTTTTTT acAAGGAAGACGATCCCGACTCGCCACGAGTGCTTCGGCACATCGAACTAATCGACGACGAGGCTGCCGAATATGGCATTTATATAGTGAAAATGCACGACAAGCTGATGGCCAAGAAGTACGGATTCAGGAATCCCCCTGGCCTGACATACTTCCGGAAGGGCAAGTACATCAACTACGATGGCGAcatcgacgacgaggaggaggtaCTTGACTGGCTGACCAGCCCGGCCAACATGGAGATGACCGACCACATCGAGCAGGTCAACCGCAAGATGTTCGAGAAGATCCGCAAGAACTCCGACTACGTGGCGGTGATATTCT ATAGCGACGAGTGCAAGCAGTGTCCTCGCGTTTTGGCCGAGGTGGAGCACATAGACGACGAAGCGGACAAGGCGGGCATCGACTTCGTTAAAATCGACGACAAGCAAATGGCCAAGGAGTACGGAGTGTTCGCCTTGCCTGCCATCGTCTTCTTCAAGCCAACGTCCAAGGAGCCAGTAATATACGCCG GTGATCTTTACGAAGAAGAACAGATCCTCACTTGGCTGATCACGCAAAAGGATCCAAGTGGAGATGTTATCGAAGATCTCGAAGGCGAAAGACTCGTTCATCTGATTGAAGAGTCTGGCTCCATAGCCGTGTACTTCT GGAACAAGACAAAGTGCGACATTTGCAATTCGAAAGCGGCGCGCAAGGCGCGTCTGAAAAAGGAGCGCGATCAGCACCAGCAGGAGGGCGGAGCAGCCAGCGCCGCTGCCGCCTTCGGCAGTGAGGCAGATCCTTCCGAGGCAGCCGCTGGGGGGGCGGAGGATTCGCCAGCGGCAGGTCCTGAGGGGGAATCGCCGCCGGCCTCTGCAGCCGCTCCACCGGATGCAGCGACTGGCAAACAAGAGGATG ATGCAGATGGCTGTGAGCAGTGCACCAAGGTTCTGGAGGAGCTGGAAAACATCGACGACGACTGCGACAAGCATGGCATCACCTTCGTGAAAACCAGAGACTTCTCCGTGGCCGATGGCTACGGCGTCCATGAGTATCCGGCCTTAGTCTACTTCGAAGGTGGAATACCCAACGTCTTTGAGG GCGAACTAAGCGAAGAGGAGGAGGTGCTTCAGTGGCTGATCACTCAAAAGACAGAAGATCGCATCGAGCTCATCACACGGCAAATGCTTGAGACTATGGTGGAGGAAACCCAGTACCTGGCCGTGTACTTCT TGCCGCCTGAGCGCAAAGGAAAGCAACCCGCTTTCTGCCGCAGTTTCTGCTCCCCCTCTAGTCTTAAAGAAAGCAACCTGACCACCACCAAATCCACAAAACACTCATCCAGCCAATTCGTACAAAACTACATCTCACGTAAAAGAAAACGTATCGAAAAACAAG ACAAAATCAACTGTAACATATGCGACCAGATATTAGAGGGCTTGGAACTGATCGATGACGAATGCGATGTGTTCGGCATTCATATGGTCAAGATACAAGATCCGCAGTTAGCCAAGCGTTACTCCATCAAGACCTTCCCGGCCTTGGTTTATTTCAG AAATGGAAACCCATTGCTGTTTGAGGGTGACCTGCAAAACGAGCAGTCAGTGCTGGAATGGCTCATCGATGATGACAACCGCGAGTTGGCCGATGAAATCGAGGAGGTCAACGAGCGCATGTTGGACCGCCTGATGGCCGAGTCCACCCTGTTGGTAGTTTTCTTTT ATGACGATGATTGTGCTGAGTGCGAGGAGATTTTGGAAGAGCTGGAGGAGATTGATGGCGAAGCCGATATGTTTGGCATTGACTTCGTAAAGATAGCTAGTATCCAGGCAGCCAAAACATACGAAATTGTCAATATACCTTCCCTGGTATATTTCCG AAAACAAGTACCCGTTCTTTATGACGGAGATTTGCATCAACACGATAAGGTGATTACCTGGTTGACGTCACAAGATGTATTCGAAATCAAAAACGAAATCGAGGAAGTCAATCGCAAAATGCTTGACAAACTGCTCGAAGAGAACGAGTTCTTAGCCGTGTTCTTCT ATGAACACAATCAGCCAGACAGCACTGCAGCTCTGGAGAAGCTCGAGAATATTGACAGCGAGACAGATAATCTGGATATAACATTTGTTAAGATGGCCGACTCACGGTATGCCAAGAAATGGGGCGTCACCAAGCTGCCAGCAATGGTCTACTTCCGTCGACGTTTCCCCAGCATATATAGGG GCGATCTGCTTTCCGAGGACGAGGTGCTGGAGTGGCTGCGCAAGAACCGCTTCCGCCAACCGGAACTGAACATCTTTATGTATGCTTTGATTGCTCTGTCGGTGGCCTTTATGGTCTACACAGCCTTCCTGCTGCAGTGCTTCAAGCCGGCGCCCCCACCCCCTGTTCAGCACCCCAAGCAGTCGTGA
- the LOC128255967 gene encoding LOW QUALITY PROTEIN: zinc transporter ZIP1 (The sequence of the model RefSeq protein was modified relative to this genomic sequence to represent the inferred CDS: deleted 1 base in 1 codon): protein MADQHLIVAKIVAIVVLLLVTLVFCFVPYILDRFYKWTKRPENNAREFKVVLCLLNFGGGVLIATTFIHMLPEVVEVVGALQDCRMLVPTPFGLPEVLLCTGFYLMYCIEEAMHFIVRRRQQKKLQEVVVIKEVGVVVQPEETPKQPNWLRGLGIIVALSLHELFGGMAIGLEMSVSTVWFMTGAIAVHKLVLAFCIGMEIMMAHTRWLLAVVYLLVFSIVTPIGVGIGIAVSESATANQPSTVSGILQGLACGTLIYVVFFEIVAKNHAGLRVLLSSVVGFVLMFGLQIAIGEAKGKSHFTCP from the exons ATGGCGGACCAACACCTCATTGTGGCCAAAATCGTGGCCAttgtggtgctgctgctggtcaCCCTGGTCTTCTGCTTCGTTCCCTATATCCTGGACCGCTTCTACAAGTGGACGAAGCGGCCGGAGAACAATGCCAGGGAGTTCAAGGTGGTGCTGTGTCTGCTTAACTTCGGCGGCGGGGTTCTCATAGCCACCACCTTCATCCACATGCTCCCGGAGGTGGTCGAGGTGGTGGGTGCTCTCCAGGATTGCCGGATGCTAGTGCCCACCCCGTTCGGCCTGCCGGAGGTTCTGCTCTGCACCGGCTTCTATCTGATGTACTGCATCGAGGAGGCCATGCACTTCATAGTGCGACGGCGGCAGCAGAAGAAGCTCCAGGAGGTGGTGGTAATCAAGGAGGTGGGGGTGGTAGTCCAACCTGAGGAAACACCCAAGCAGCCCAACTGGCTTCGCGGCCTGGGCATCATCGTGGCCCTTTCCCTGCACGAGCTCTTTGGCGGAATGGCCATCGGCCTTGAGATGAGTGTGAGCACGGTGTGGTTCATGACCGGAGCCATCGCCGTCCACAAACTCGTGCTGGCCTTCTGCATCGGCATGGAGATCATGATGGCGCACACCCGCTGGCTGCTGGCCGTCGTTTACCTCCTGGTCTTCTCGATTGTGACACCCATTGGCGTGGGCATCGGCATTGCGGTCAGCGAATCCGCGACGGCCAACCAACCGAGCACA GTCTCGGGAATCCTGCAGGGACTCGCCTGCGGCACTTTGATCTACGTGGTCTTCTTCGAGATCGTGGCCAAAAACCATGCCGGCTTACGGGTCCTGCTCTCATCGGTCGTGGGATTTGTCCTGATGTTTGGTCTCCAGATAGCCA TTGGAGAAGCAAAGGGCAAGAGCCATTTCACGTGCCCCTAG
- the LOC128255966 gene encoding LOW QUALITY PROTEIN: zinc transporter ZIP3 (The sequence of the model RefSeq protein was modified relative to this genomic sequence to represent the inferred CDS: inserted 2 bases in 1 codon), protein MTADISHSSGREHQPAQSTVATRDEKMSGNMAKDQTQKADSQPLLVAKIVAIVVLVVITVLCGSLPYVLNRCFEWTKKSPEETRSSAVVRCLLFFGGGVLICTTFLHMLPEVIEVVDALQVCGSLAQTPFALAEMLLCTGFFLMYALDELMSNLVRRHQRKLSRKESVASRAFERGRSIRHSVLLRSEEKATREQEVKEMEPQPPKDHHGHSHMPVASGEGSXSARGLGIILALSLHELFEGMAIGLEGSVSTVWFMFGAVAAHKLVLAFCVGMELLVARTRASLAIVYLVTFSIVTPIGIGVGLGISQQVAAGQPSLPSGVLQGIACGTLLYVVFFEILTESHAGWRALIAAVAGFSLMFGLQILSDEAEGDDSLTCS, encoded by the exons ATGACGGCCGATATAAGCCATTCGTCTGGCCGTGAACACCAGCCAGCTCAGTCGACGGTCGCAACTCGGGACGAAAAGATGAGCGGGAACATGGCGAAGGACCAAACGCAGAAGGCGGATAGTCAACCGCTGCTGGTGGCCAAAATAGTCGCCATTGTGGTGCTCGTGGTGATCACCGTGCTCTGCGGCAGCCTGCCGTACGTCCTGAACAGGTGCTTCGAGTGGACCAAGAAGAGTCCAGAGGAGACCCGGTCGTCGGCGGTGGTGCGCTGCCTGCTCTTCTTCGGCGGCGGCGTGCTCATCTGCACCACGTTCCTGCACATGCTGCCCGAGGTGATCGAGGTGGTGGACGCCCTCCAGGTCTGCGGTTCACTCGCCCAGACGCCCTTCGCCCTGGCGGAGATGCTGCTCTGCACGGGCTTCTTCCTGATGTACGCCCTGGACGAGCTGATGAGCAACTTGGTGCGTCGCCACCAGCGGAAGCTCAGCCGGAAGGAGTCGGTGGCCAGTCGCGCCTTCGAAAGAGGACGCAGCATCCGGCACAGTGTCCTGCTTAGGAGTGAAGAGAAGGCGACCCGCGAACAGGAAGTGAAAGAGATGGAGCCCCAGCCGCCAAAGGATCACCACGGCCACTCGCACATGCCCGTGGCATCCGGCGAAGGGTC TTCTGCCAGGGGTTTGGGCATCATCCTGGCCCTGTCCCTGCACGAACTGTTCGAGGGCATGGCCATTGGACTGGAGGGCAGTGTGAGCACGGTGTGGTTCATGTTCGGAGCGGTGGCCGCCCACAAGCTGGTGCTGGCCTTCTGCGTGGGCATGGAGCTGCTGGTGGCCCGCACCCGCGCCTCGCTGGCCATCGTGTACCTGGTGACCTTCTCCATCGTCACGCCCATTGGCATCGGCGTGGGCCTGGGCATCAGCCAGCAGGTGGCGGCGGGGCAGCCCAGTCTGCCCTCCGGAGTCCTCCAGGGCATCGCCTGCGGAACCCTGCTGTATGTGGTCTTCTTCGAGATCCTCACCGAGAGCCACGCTGGATGGCGGGCACTTATCGCCGCCGTGGCGGGATTCTCCCTGATGTTCGGCCTGCAAATTCTTT CCGACGAAGCGGAGGGCGATGATAGCCTCACTTGTTCCTAG